A single Lycorma delicatula isolate Av1 chromosome 12, ASM4794821v1, whole genome shotgun sequence DNA region contains:
- the LOC142332768 gene encoding uncharacterized protein LOC142332768, translating to MDAQPGNSVLEEVPFSLPIKIENTHETEQKKYLFVTLSKTSDDGQTVFKQNIDGQTGNSFLEEDPLSLLVKKENMHETEQKDYLFVPLAKTDDEPTIFKHDNEKTIGDVEERSTESILLTSKCVVCNKIKNNCTCDNVVGKEYDHLNSFAFKEKCLQITNKTDEEMKIITSHHPIHRCTFCQESFTRRSTLESHLSIHVVKKNLTRNFCKKTSYKSSNLKTHLSIHTGEKKFTCDFCKKTFRLKCNLKTHLAIHTGEKKFTCDFCKKTFRLKCNCNFCKKTFNQSGSLKRHLAIHTGEKKFTCDFCKITFRLKCNLQTHLAIHTGEKKYTCNFCKKTFNQISNLKRHLTIHTGEKKFTCNFCKKTFNLSSNLKTHLAIHTGEKKYTCNFCKKTFTRLSTLKTHLTIHTGEKKYTCNFCKKTFNQSGCLKRHLTIHTGEKKFTCNFCKKTFNHSSNLKTHLAIHTGEKKFTCNFCKKTFNQSCNLKRHLAIHTGEKKFTCNFCKKTFSRLSTLKTHLAIHTGEKKFTCNFCKKTFNQSSTLKTHIAIHTGEKNVACNFI from the exons AATATTGATGGACAGACTGGTAATTCATTTTTGGAAGAAGATCCATTATCCTTGctcgttaaaaaagaaaacatgcatGAAACAGAGCAAAAAGACTATTTGTTTGTACCTCTTGCAAAGACAGATGATGAGCCGacaatatttaaacat gataatgAAAAAACTATTGGTGATGTGGAGGAAAGAAGTACTGAAAGTATTTTACTGACATCAAAATGTGtggtttgcaataaaataaaaaataactgtacatgTGATAATGTTGTTGGTAAAGAATATGATCATTTAAACAGTtttgcttttaaagaaaaatgcttgcaaattactaataaaacagatgaagaaatgaaaatcaTAACTTCTCATCATCCTATTCACAGATGTACTTTTTGTCAGGAGTCTTTCACTCGAAGAAGTACCTTAGAGTCACACTTATCtattcatgttgtcaaaaaaaacttaacacgtaatttttgtaaaaaaacttcttacaaaagcagtaatttaaagacacatctctctattcatactggtgagaagaaattcacttgtgatttttgtaagaaaacatttcgtctaaaatgtaatttaaaaacacatctcgctattcatactggtgagaagaaattcacttgtgatttttgtaagaaaacatttcgtctaaaatgtaat tgtaatttttgtaaaaaaacatttaatcaaagcggtagtttaaaaagacatctcgctattcatactggtgagaagaaatttacTTGTGATTTTTGTAAGATAACATTTcgtctaaaatgtaatttacaaacacatctcgctattcatactggtgagaaaaaatacacttgtaatttttgtaaaaaaacatttaatcaaatcagtaatttaaaaagacatctcactattcatactggtgagaaaaaattcacttgtaatttttgtaaaaaaacatttaatctcaGCAGTAACTTAAAAACACATctcgctattcatactggtgagaagaaatacacttgtaatttttgtaaaaaaacatttactcgcctcagtactttaaaaacacatctcactattcatactggtgagaagaaatacacttgtaatttttgtaaaaaaacatttaatcaaagcggttgtttaaaaagacatctcactattcatactggtgagaaaaaattcacttgtaatttttgtaaaaaaacatttaatcacagCAGTAACTTAAAAACACATctcgctattcatactggtgagaagaaattcacttgtaatttttgtaaaaaaacatttaatcaaagctgtaatttaaaaagacatctcgctattcatactggtgagaagaaattcacttgtaatttttgtaaaaaaacattttctcgcctcagtactttaaaaacacatctcgctattcatactggtgagaagaaattcacttgtaatttttgtaaaaaaacatttaatcaaagcagtactttaaaaacacatatcgctattcatactggtgagaaaaatgttgcatgtaattttatctaa